One genomic region from Lynx canadensis isolate LIC74 chromosome E1, mLynCan4.pri.v2, whole genome shotgun sequence encodes:
- the USH1G gene encoding Usher syndrome type-1G protein, translated as MNDQYHRAARDGYLELLKEATRKELNAPDEDGMTPTLWAAYHGNLESLRLIVSRGGDPDKCDIWGNTPLHLAASNGHLHCLSFLVSFGANIWCLDNDYHTPLDMAAMKGHMECVRYLDSIAAKQSSLNPKLVGKLKDKAFREAERRIRECAKMQRKHHERMERRYRRELAERSDTLSFSSLTSSTLSRRLQHLTLGSHLPYSQATLHGTARGKAKIQRKLERRKQGGEGTFKISEDGRKSVRSLSGLQLGSDVMFVRQGTYANPKEWGRSPLRDMFLSDEDSVSRATLAAEPAHSEVSTDSGHDSLFTRPGLGTMVFRRNYVTSGLHGLGREDAALDGGGAPRGRLQSSPSLDDDSLGSANSLQDRSCGEELPWDELDLGLDEDLEPETSPLDTFLASLHMDDFASLLRQEKIDLEALMLCSDLDLRSISVPLGPRKKILGAVRRRRQALERPPALEDTEL; from the exons ATGAACGACCAGTACCACCGGGCGGCCCGGGACGGCTACCTGGAGCTCCTCAAAGAGGCCACCAGGAAGGAGCTGAACGCCCCCGACGAGGATGGCATGACTCCCACCCTCTGGGCTGCCTACCATGGCAACCTGGAGTCCCTGCGTCTCATCGTGAGCCGAGG GGGTGACCCCGACAAGTGTGACATCTGGGGCAACACGCCCCTGCACCTGGCAGCTTCCAATGGCCACCTGCACTGCCTCTCCTTCCTGGTGTCCTTCGGGGCCAACATCTGGTGCCTGGACAACGACTACCACACGCCGCTGGACATGGCCGCCATGAAGGGCCACATGGAGTGCGTGCGCTACCTGGACTCCATCGCGGCCAAGCAGAGCAGCCTCAACCCCAAGCTGGTGGGCAAGCTGAAGGACAAGGCCTTCCGCGAGGCGGAGCGGCGCATCCGCGAGTGCGCCAAGATGCAGCGCAAGCACCACGAGCGCATGGAGCGGCGCTACCGGCGCGAGCTGGCCGAGCGGTCGGACACGCTCAGCTTCTCCAGCCTCACGTCCAGCACCCTGAGCCGCCGGCTGCAGCACCTGACGCTGGGCAGCCACCTGCCCTACTCGCAGGCCACGCTGCACGGCACGGCCAGGGGCAAGGCCAAGATCCAGCGGAAGCTGGAGCGGCGCAAGCAGGGCGGCGAGGGAACCTTCAAGATCTCCGAGGACGGCCGCAAGAGCGTGCGCTCGCTCTCGGGCCTGCAGCTGGGCAGCGACGTGATGTTCGTGCGCCAGGGCACCTACGCCAACCCCAAGGAGTGGGGCCGCTCCCCGCTCCGGGACATGTTCCTCTCGGACGAGGACAGCGTCTCCCGTGCCACGCTGGCGGCCGAGCCTGCCCACTCGGAGGTCAGCACCGACTCAGGCCACGACTCCCTGTTTACGCGGCCCGGCCTGGGCACCATGGTGTTCCGCCGGAACTACGTGACCAGCGGGCTGCACGGGCTGGGCCGCGAGGACGCAGCGCTGGACGGCGGGGGCGCGCCGCGAGGCCGGCTGCAGAGCTCCCCCAGCCTGGACGACGACAGCCTGGGCAGTGCCAACAGCCTGCAGGACCGCAGCTGCGGGGAGGAGCTGCCCTGGGACGAGCTGGACCTGGGCCTGGATGAGGACCTGGAGCCCGAGACGAGCCCGCTGGACACCTTCCTGGCCTCTCTGCACATGGACGACTTCGCCTCCCTCCTGCGGCAGGAGAAGATTGACCTCGAAGCGCTGATGCTGTGCTCCGACCTTGACCTCCGCAGCATCAGCGTCCCCCTGGGGCCCCGCAAGAAGATTCTGGGGGccgtgaggaggaggaggcaggcgCTGGAACGCCCGCCTGCTCTGGAGGACACAGAGTTGTGA